TCATCCGACTTCTTATAGTTAACAGCTACAGAGGCGATTTCAATATTTGCTGCAAAATCAGACTCGTCTGAGTATGCGATCGTGTCTTCTCCAATATCAGATAGTACCATAAATTCGTGTGTATCTTTTCCACCCATTGCTCCTGAGTCAGCAACAACTGCTCTAAAATCCAATTCACAACGAGTAAAAATACGTGAATATGCATCAAACATTTTTTGATAGCTTTCATCAAGTCCATCGAAGCTTGTATCAAAAGAATAAGCATCTTTCATAAGGAATTCACGTGATCTTAAAACACCAAAACGAGGGCGCCTTTCATCACGAAACTTATTTTGAATTTGATATAAAGTCATCGGTAGTTTCTTATACGATCGTACATCATCACGAACGAGTGTTGTTATCACTTCTTCATGTGTTGGTCCTAAAGCAAATTCACGACCATGTCTGTCATGTAAACGCATAAGTTCTGGACCATATGCTTCCCATCTTCCAGATTCTTGCCAAAGTTCTGCTGACTGAATCGCTGGCATTAAAAGTTCTTGTGCACCTGAGCGGTTCATTTCCTCTCGAATGATCCCTTCTACCTTTTGTAATGCTTTTAATCCGAGTGGTAAAAATGAATATACACCAGATGTGCTTTGTCTAATTAGTCCTGTTCGCAACATTAATTGATGACTTTTTACTTCAGCATCGCTTGGTATGTCTCTTAATGTTGGTGATAAATAAGTACTTTGTTTCATCAATTAGTCACCTCGATCCTTTTATTTTAAAGTGAGTGTTCAAAAAGGAGGATAAAAAGGAACCCGTCTGTTAAGTTCGCCACGTCCTGTGGCATGCCCGGCATTAGCACGTCCTATGCGTCAACCGTGCAAAGCGCCACGTCCTGTGGCATGCCCGGCATTAGCACGTCCTATGCGTCAACCGTGCAAAGCGCCACGTCCTATGGCATGCCCGGCATTAGCACGTCCTATGCGTCGAAAGTTCGAGGCGGCGTAGCTTTGAGGATCGGAGCGTATGCTTTTAAATACGTGAGAACCAAAAAAGCAAGCCAACAAGCATCCACAGGACGTGGTGACTTCGACGTTCGACACCAGGACGTGTCGGTACTTAGTCGAAGTTCTCCTTCTCGATGTGTCATTTTTACCGGACTTTTTGAACATCCTCTTAAAGGAAAAATTTATTGATATCGTTCCATGTTACAACTAGCATTAATAACATTAATAAGGCAAAACCAATAAAGTGGACTAGCCCTTCTTTTTGTGGGTCGATTGGTTTTCCTCTTACCGCTTCCAAGCCTATAAATAGAAGGCGTCCTCCATCTAATGCTGGAAGAGGGAGTAAATTTATAATCCCTAAGTTAACACTTAAAATAGCCGCCCATTGCATTAAAACAAGAATCCCCATTGCAGCCATTTCACCAGTATAGCTGTAGATCCCTACTGGGCCCGCTAAATGATCTAAACTAAACTGACCTGTAACTAACATCCCTAGTGCTTCTATAATTAAAACCGTAAATTCATATGTTTGAGTAAAACCAAATGCAATAGCACCGAGAACACTCTTTTCTGTTGGAGGGTATATACCCACAACACCAACTACTTGTTCCTCAGGTTCAACCCGTTCTTGCGGTGTCATTGACACTTGGAAGGTTTGCTCTTCTCTTTGTACTTCAAACTGTAACGGTTCGTTTGGGTTCGCTTGAATAATCGTCGTCATTTCTTCCCAAGTTTCTACTGATTCACCTTCGATGGATAAAATTCGATCTCCACTTTCAAGACCAGCTTGAATCGCAACACCATCATCTGTTACATCACCGACAACTGCTTCATCGACTGGCATTCCAGCTATCAATGCATATGCCATTAAAATGACAGCCGCTAAAACAAAGTTCATTAACGGCCCTGCAAAAATCGCCATTGCTCGCTGTGCAATTGTTTTTGAACCGAATTGACGATCAATCGGCGCAATTTGAGTCGCCTGCTCATCATAAATGTACTCAGCTTTTTCATCAATTTCAAAAGTCACTAAACCTTCTGCTTCATCAATATACCCTTGAACAAAAAGGTCTTTTTCCAAGTCTATCTTTTCTACCGAAATAACCTTGCAATCAGGGTGCTTCGATTTATTATTGATAATGATTTTTTTAACTTTATTTGCGTTATTAAACAACAACCCGACTTCATACCCCGGTTTAATTTGAATCATTTCGGGGTCTTCCCCAGCCATTCTTACAAATCCTCCTAAAGGAAGAAGACGAATCGTATAAGTTGTTTCATTCCTTTTAAAGGCAAAGACTTTTGGACCGAATCCTATTGCAAATTCTCTACAAAGGATCCCTGCTCTTTTCGCAAACATAAGGTGGCCTAACTCATGTATAAACACAAGCAAACCAAATATTATGATGATTGAAATCAACGTATTCATGGCTTCACACCCTCTAATTCATATAAGTTTTTACTATTTGGCGAACTTCATGATCAACCGAAATGATTTCTTCGAGTGTTGGGTCAGTAATTTGGGTATGATCGTTTAAGGCACGTTCAACAATTTCTTCAATTTGAAGGAACGAAATTTGATTTTTTAAAAATGCCTCAACAGCCACTTCATTAGCTGCATTTAATACAGTTGGCATTGTCCCCTCTGCTTTTCCTGCATCATACGCTAACTGCAAGCACCGAAACCTCTCAAAGTCAGGTTTTTCAAAGTGAAGTGAGCCAATTTCCCATAAGTTTAACGCTTTTCCACCTTGTAAATCAAGACGAGAAGGCTTGGATAAAGCGTACTGTATTGGTACTTTCATATCTGGAGTACCTAAATGGGCTAGTACACTACCATCAATATATTCAACCATCGAATGAATGATACTTTCTTTATGTAGAATGACATCAATTTTTTCATATGGCATGTCAAATAGCCACTTAGCTTCAATCACTTCTAAACCTTTATTCATCATAGTCGCTGAATCAATTGTGATTTTTGCCCCCATTGACCAATTTGGGTGATTTAACGCATCTTTAACTGTCACACCATTTAATTGTTCTCGGGATTTGTCACGAAAGCTTCCGCCCGATGCGGTTAAAATAAGTTTTTTTACTTCTTTTGGGGCATTCCCTTTAAGACATTGATATATAGCCGAATGCTCACTATCAACAGGAATTAACTCGATACCGTGTTGTTGTGCTTTTCTAGTAACTAGGTGTCCTGCTGTTACTAAAGTTTCTTTATTAGCAATTGCTATTTTTTTCTTACTCTCTATCGCAGCTAAAGTAGGCTCTAAACCAATACTCCCCATAACTGCATTTACGACAACTTCAGTATCACATTCCGCAGCAACTTTAACTAAGCCTTCTTTTCCATAAAACACATCAATATGAGAAGGTAAATATTGTTTTAATTCGTCTTTGACTTCTTTTGTTTTCACACTTACAATAGCAGGTTCAAATTCCCTAATTTGTTCAAGACCTGCTTTAACATTTGTTCCGAAACTCATCGCCTCAAGCTTAAACTTATCTGGGTGAGAACGGATAATTTCTAACGTTTGGGTACCAATAGAACCGGTTGACCCTAATAAGCTAATTTTTTTCATCCGGAAACTCCTCTTTGTCACGACCAATATTTTAGAGAAAATGAAATAGCGAGTGCAAAACTTCTAGTCTTGTTTGTTTATTAAATAAGCGAAAGTAAATATAAAATAGGTAAAACAAACAACAAACTGTCAAACCTGTCCAATATACCGCCATGTCCTGGTAAAACTTGCCCCGAATCTTTAACAGAGTAATGCCTCTTTAACGCTGATTCAACAAGATCACCCATTTGTCCTGCAATTGATACGACAAGAACGAAGACAAAAGTCATATACCATTGGTTAAATAATGGCATGACTAAAACATAAATACTTCCGACAATAAAAGCTAACGCAATTCCACCGAGCGCTCCCTCGACCGTTTTTTTCGGGCTAATTTCAGGCCAAAGCTTTCGTCTGCCTAAACTTCTTCCCGTAAAATAAGCACCAGAATCAGTAGCCCATACTAATATGATGATAAAGAATAAAAGAGCGAGGCCGTCTTCTAAAAACCTAGTATAAATAAAGAAGTGAAAGCCTAAACCTATATAGACTGAAGCTAAAATTGTAAAACCAGCTTCATCAAAGCTGAATGCATTTTTCGTAATAACCGTAAAAGACAGCAACACAAAAATTAATAAAAGGAATAGTTCAAGTTTCGTAACATGTAGCCAATCAAACGAAACGTACATTTCTGGTACGAGTAAAAGCCACATTAATATGTAACTAAATATCCCTCTAAAAGAGAATGGGGAGATTTGTTTCATTTTTAGTAATTCTCCCATTGCAATCGTAGCTAGTGCAAGCATTAACAAAGTAAAGGGGAGGTCACCTATGATGACAAGTCCTATAAACCCAGCACCTGCTATCACACCTGTTATAATTCTTTGTTTCATTTCCCTCCACCTTTCTATACGCCACCATACCTTCTAGTACGTTTCTGATATACATGTATCGCCTCAAGCAAATGATCCTCAGTGAAGTCTGGCCATAAAACATCAGTAAACCAAAATTCTGAATAGGCTAATTGCCATAACATAAAATTACTAAGGCGAATTTCTCCACTTGTTCGTATTAGTAAATCTGGGTCTGATAAATTACCTGTCATCAGATGGTTTGAAAGCATCTCTTCTGTAATATCATCAATTGAAATATTGGTATCTTCTATTTCTTTATACACTTTTTTTACTGCTTCAATAATTTCATGCCTACTGCCGTAGTTTAATGCGAAGTTTAACGTCAAACCATCATTATTCTTCGTTGATTCTACTGCACGATTAACAGCTTTTATCGTATGATTTGGTAAATCTTCTTTAGATCCTGTTAAGCGAACGACGACATTTTCTTCTACTAATTTTGGAAGCTCAACATTCAAAAAACGTTCAGGCAACCTCATCAAAAAATCGACTTCACTTTTTGGGCGTTTCCAATTTTCCGTAGAAAAGGCATACAATGTTAAGGTTTGAATGCCTAGTTTATTCGCTTGGCGAACAATCTTTCGGATGACATTCATCCCTTCCCTATGTCCTGCAACTCTTGGTAACCCTCGTTTTTTAGCCCACCTGCCATTGCCATCCATGATGATAGCAATATGCTTTGGTAAATTTTCTTTTTCATATGAAATCGAGGTCTCCATATTCACAACGTTTTTTGTCTTACGACCTGTAAGTTTTCTTAACATTTATTAATCCCCCAAAATGCTTAAATGTCCAACGCAAACAGGACATTACATATGTATAAATGAGTTCTACTGATGTAAAGGTTGTTCTTTCGTATTTTTTACCATCTTAACCATCATACACTCTTTTTAACATGATTACATCTGTATGATGTTCATTACTTCTTAAAAGTGTAAAAAACCCCCTTACATGAGAGGGTCTTTTACTACTATATTTTACATTTTTTTTCGTTATACTTCCATGATTTCTTCTTCTTTTGCTTTTGAAATTTCGTCAATTTGACTAATCACTTTATCAGTAAGCTTCTGAACATCATCTTGTCCACGACGTAAGTCATCTTCAGTTATTTCTCCGTCTTTTTGAATTTTTTTCAATTCATCGTTTGCATCTCTACGAATGTTTCGAACAGCGACCTTCGCATCTTCAGAATAACGCCCTACTAACTTAGTCAGCTCCTTACGACGATCTTCTGTAAGAGCAGGAATTTGAATGCGGATAATATTCCCATCACTTGATGGTGATAATCCTAAATCAGCCTTTTGAATAGCTCTTTCAATATCTGAAACAGATGATTTATCGAACGGTTGGATTGTAAGCATCCTTGCTTCTGGTACAGAGATTGTTGCTAATTGATTTAAAGGCGTCATCATCCCATAGTATTCTACTTGAACTTTATCAAGGATTGATGGGTTTGCGCGTCCAGCACGAACTGTTGCTAATTCATTTCGAAATGAATCTACAGACTTTTCCATCTTTTGCTCAGATTGCTTTAAAATTTCATTCGTCATTATTCTTTCCCCCTAATAATTGTTCCAATTTCTTCACCTTCGACAGCACGCTTTATATTTCCTTCTTCTGTAATAGAAAATACAATTAATGGGATATCATTATCCATACATAAAGAGGATGCAGTTGAATCCATAACAGCAAGTCCTTCTTTTAATAAATCTAAGTAAGTTAATGTTTCATATTTTTTCGCTGTTGTGTCAACAGATGGATCAGCACTATATACACCATCAACTTTGTTCTTAGCCATAAGAATAACATCTGCTTCAATTTCTGCTGCTCTTAATGCTGCTGTGGTGTCAGTCGAGAAGTACGGGTTACCAGTACCTGCTGCAAAAATAACAACTCGTTTTTTCTCCAAGTGTCGTATAGCTTTTCTTCTTATGTAAGGCTCTGCTACTTGTCTCATTTCGATAGAAGTTTGTACACGTGTTTGTACGCCTATATTCTCAAGGCTGTCTTGGAGAGCTAAAGAATTCATAACTGTTGCTAACATTCCCATATAGTCTGCAGTTGCACGGTCCATACCTTTAGCACTACCTGCCATTCCACGCCAAATATTGCCTCCACCAACGATGATTGCTACTTCAACATCAAGGTCAATAATTTCACTAATTTGTTTAGCTATTGATTGGATGACAGAAGGGTCAATACCATACCCTTGATCACCGGCTAGAGCTTCACCGCTTAATTTTAAAACAATACGATTGTATTTAGGCTTTTCCATAATACCCTCCAATACGATCCATTACTAATATGAATTTCGTGATGATTTTTCTAAAATAGATAAAAAAAACTAATTTTTTATATTATTCTTTGGAAAAAGGGACACGCAGGTGTCCCTTTCAATACAATTACTTTTTAACTTGAGACATAACTTCTTCAGCAAAGTTATCTTCACGTTTTTCCATACCTTCTCCAACTTCGTAGCGGTAGAAAGTCTTCACTTTTGCATTCTTAGATGCAACGAATTTACCTACTTTTTGATCTCCATCTTTTACGAATGGTTGATCATTTAAGCAGATCTCTTCAAAGTATTTACTTAGGCGACCTTCAACCATCTTGTCAACGATGTTCTCTGGCTTCCCTTCGTTCATCGCTTGTTGCTTTAATACTTCACGCTCGCGGTTTACTTCTTCTTCAGATACTTCGTCACGGCTAACGTATTTAGGGTTAATTGCAGCAACGTGCATTGCAACGTCTTTTGCAACTTCTTCATCAGTCGTACCTTCTAATACAGATAGTACACCAATACGTCCTCCCATGTGGATGTAAGAACCAAATGCTTCATTGTCTCCACGCTCAACGATTTCAAAGCGACGAAGTGAGATTTTCTCACCAATTTTTGCAATTTGATTGTTGATGTAGTTCTCTAAAGTTCCTTCAGCATCATAATCTAAAGCTAAAGCATCTTCTACTGACGCTGGAGTTTTTTCTAATAGGAAGCTCGCCACTTGGTCAACAAGGTTAACGAAATTTTCGTTTTTAGCAACGAAGTCAGTCTCTGCGTTAATTTCAACAAGTACTGCTTTGTTACCTTCTGTTTTGATATGAGCTAAACCTTCCGCAGCTACACGGTCAGCTTTTTTCGCAGCTTTTGCAATTCCTTTTTCTCTTAAGAAATCTACTGCTTTTTCCATATCACCATCAGTTTCTGTTAATGCTTTTTTGCAGTCCATCATACCCGCACCAGTTTGCTCACGCAATTCTTTTACCATTTTTGCTGAAATTGCCATTATGAACTCCTCCTTAGAGTTAAAGTTTATTATGTCTTTTTTGTAAGGAAATTTCATACCCCTATGTATGAGTATGATCAATCGATAAAGGAATCAATCAATCTGTTTTGTTTTAAAAAGGGTGATAAAGGGTCAAGCCCTCTATCACCCTTGTGGCGGCTTTATTAAGCCGTAGTCTCTTCACCTTGGTTTGCTTCAATGATAGCATCTGCCATTTTCGCTGTTAATAAACGAACAGCACGGATTGCATCATCGTTACCTGGGATGACGTAATCTACTTCATCCGGGTCACAGTTTGTATCAACAATCGAAACGATTGGGATATTTAACTTATGAGCTTCAGCAACCGCAATGCGCTCTTTACGTGGATCGATGATAAATAAAGCATCTGGAAGCTTATCCATCTCTTTAATTCCACCTAAGAACTTCTTAAGACGGTCCATTTCTTTTTTAAGAAGTACAA
The Bacillus shivajii DNA segment above includes these coding regions:
- the rseP gene encoding RIP metalloprotease RseP, with protein sequence MNTLISIIIIFGLLVFIHELGHLMFAKRAGILCREFAIGFGPKVFAFKRNETTYTIRLLPLGGFVRMAGEDPEMIQIKPGYEVGLLFNNANKVKKIIINNKSKHPDCKVISVEKIDLEKDLFVQGYIDEAEGLVTFEIDEKAEYIYDEQATQIAPIDRQFGSKTIAQRAMAIFAGPLMNFVLAAVILMAYALIAGMPVDEAVVGDVTDDGVAIQAGLESGDRILSIEGESVETWEEMTTIIQANPNEPLQFEVQREEQTFQVSMTPQERVEPEEQVVGVVGIYPPTEKSVLGAIAFGFTQTYEFTVLIIEALGMLVTGQFSLDHLAGPVGIYSYTGEMAAMGILVLMQWAAILSVNLGIINLLPLPALDGGRLLFIGLEAVRGKPIDPQKEGLVHFIGFALLMLLMLVVTWNDINKFFL
- a CDS encoding 1-deoxy-D-xylulose-5-phosphate reductoisomerase; its protein translation is MKKISLLGSTGSIGTQTLEIIRSHPDKFKLEAMSFGTNVKAGLEQIREFEPAIVSVKTKEVKDELKQYLPSHIDVFYGKEGLVKVAAECDTEVVVNAVMGSIGLEPTLAAIESKKKIAIANKETLVTAGHLVTRKAQQHGIELIPVDSEHSAIYQCLKGNAPKEVKKLILTASGGSFRDKSREQLNGVTVKDALNHPNWSMGAKITIDSATMMNKGLEVIEAKWLFDMPYEKIDVILHKESIIHSMVEYIDGSVLAHLGTPDMKVPIQYALSKPSRLDLQGGKALNLWEIGSLHFEKPDFERFRCLQLAYDAGKAEGTMPTVLNAANEVAVEAFLKNQISFLQIEEIVERALNDHTQITDPTLEEIISVDHEVRQIVKTYMN
- a CDS encoding phosphatidate cytidylyltransferase, producing MKQRIITGVIAGAGFIGLVIIGDLPFTLLMLALATIAMGELLKMKQISPFSFRGIFSYILMWLLLVPEMYVSFDWLHVTKLELFLLLIFVLLSFTVITKNAFSFDEAGFTILASVYIGLGFHFFIYTRFLEDGLALLFFIIILVWATDSGAYFTGRSLGRRKLWPEISPKKTVEGALGGIALAFIVGSIYVLVMPLFNQWYMTFVFVLVVSIAGQMGDLVESALKRHYSVKDSGQVLPGHGGILDRFDSLLFVLPILYLLSLI
- a CDS encoding isoprenyl transferase, coding for MLRKLTGRKTKNVVNMETSISYEKENLPKHIAIIMDGNGRWAKKRGLPRVAGHREGMNVIRKIVRQANKLGIQTLTLYAFSTENWKRPKSEVDFLMRLPERFLNVELPKLVEENVVVRLTGSKEDLPNHTIKAVNRAVESTKNNDGLTLNFALNYGSRHEIIEAVKKVYKEIEDTNISIDDITEEMLSNHLMTGNLSDPDLLIRTSGEIRLSNFMLWQLAYSEFWFTDVLWPDFTEDHLLEAIHVYQKRTRRYGGV
- the frr gene encoding ribosome recycling factor codes for the protein MEKSVDSFRNELATVRAGRANPSILDKVQVEYYGMMTPLNQLATISVPEARMLTIQPFDKSSVSDIERAIQKADLGLSPSSDGNIIRIQIPALTEDRRKELTKLVGRYSEDAKVAVRNIRRDANDELKKIQKDGEITEDDLRRGQDDVQKLTDKVISQIDEISKAKEEEIMEV
- the pyrH gene encoding UMP kinase → MEKPKYNRIVLKLSGEALAGDQGYGIDPSVIQSIAKQISEIIDLDVEVAIIVGGGNIWRGMAGSAKGMDRATADYMGMLATVMNSLALQDSLENIGVQTRVQTSIEMRQVAEPYIRRKAIRHLEKKRVVIFAAGTGNPYFSTDTTAALRAAEIEADVILMAKNKVDGVYSADPSVDTTAKKYETLTYLDLLKEGLAVMDSTASSLCMDNDIPLIVFSITEEGNIKRAVEGEEIGTIIRGKE
- the tsf gene encoding translation elongation factor Ts, producing MAISAKMVKELREQTGAGMMDCKKALTETDGDMEKAVDFLREKGIAKAAKKADRVAAEGLAHIKTEGNKAVLVEINAETDFVAKNENFVNLVDQVASFLLEKTPASVEDALALDYDAEGTLENYINNQIAKIGEKISLRRFEIVERGDNEAFGSYIHMGGRIGVLSVLEGTTDEEVAKDVAMHVAAINPKYVSRDEVSEEEVNREREVLKQQAMNEGKPENIVDKMVEGRLSKYFEEICLNDQPFVKDGDQKVGKFVASKNAKVKTFYRYEVGEGMEKREDNFAEEVMSQVKK